In the Triticum aestivum cultivar Chinese Spring chromosome 2B, IWGSC CS RefSeq v2.1, whole genome shotgun sequence genome, actttttcttcttctttccggttgatgcaaccagatgtcggagcccaggagccagatgccaccgccgatgcctgctactacgtggagaccgctgatgacaaggagtagttaggaggctcctaggcaggaggccttgccttttcgatcgatgttgcttttgtgctagccttcttaaggcaagcttgtctaacttatgtctgtactcagatattattggttccgctgactcttgtgtattcgagcttatgtattcgagccctcgaggcctctggcttgtaatataaagcttgtattattttaatttgtgtctagagttgtgttgtgatatcttcccgtgagtccttgatcttgatcgtacacatttgcgtgtatgattagtgtacaattgaatcgagggcgtcacagatatagtagtagcgcgggtcggCCCATGCTACTACTAACCCTTAACTGTAGCACTTACTAGTAGCTCTCgcgcccgcgctactggtaggcctaaaacccgtgctactgctaggcttttccctagtagtgtagcgGCGGCGAAAAAGTCCCATACAAAGTCCCTCACAAAGTTTTAGGCCAGGAGAAAAATATAGGCCAAAGAGCGTCGAGAGGTAGTGGTGAAGGTTCCACATGGCCCCACCACACGACCTAGGGGCGCTTGGACAGGCCGCGTAGAGGCCCTGTGCTCCCCTCTGGCCCATCTTCTAGCTTCTGGACTCTTTCCACCAAAATAATTTATGGAATTTTCTGGCTATTTTTGGAGTTCCAAAATCGCTTTTTCTACAAGTACATTTTTAGCCTTGTTTTTCTGCTGTCTGGTAATTCCTAAGAATTCCCCTCTTTGTGTGTTTCATTCAAATTGAAGGGGGAAAGGCATTAGTATCGAGCAATAATGTGCAAAATATCATTAAATAAGGAGTAAGTTATAATAAAAATAgatatgcaaaatggatgtatcagtaaCCAAGCCCCCTGCCCAGATAGTGGTGTATTCAGATCATCCACATTCATATGCATTTCAGACTCACCAGACCTTTGTGCCCACATCCCTGTCTGACCAGAAGCTCCATTTTACAACCTTGTCTAGTGTAGCTATGGGAATTGGAACAAGCTTATTTTCATTGTATATAATATGTACCAACAATTTTAGTGTGTTGCACCGAGTCTGAGATTGAACTACAACAGGAAGATGATGCCATTGTCGAGGAATGGGAAGACAAGGAGCGGGTCTATTCGAAGGCACACGCCCTAGTTTCGATGGCGGTGGCAGGGGCATATGAGGTTCTTCAAGGCCTGACAGAGGACATGCATGACTTGTTGTAGCGGCAAGTGAGGACGGGATGGGGATACCGATTCCATGCCGACGCGACTGCCTCGCCACCATCGGTGAACACATAGACCTAACTCTAGCGAAGCTTGATGCCGCATCAGAAGGCGACGAAGATGGCTGGACCACATTAGACCCGTCCTAGGAGAACTGGGAAGTGACCTTATTCTACCTTATCGGTGACTCCACCACCTAGCTACCGTTGGCCTGACACCTAGGCCTAACCCTAGGCGAAGCTCGATATCACATTAGAAGGCGAAAAAGAGGGCTAGACCACTCCAGATCTGTTCAAACAGAACCAGAAAGCCATATATGGCACCGAAGCTCCACACGTCCGCCGAGTCGCATCGCCGGAGCAAGGACATGACAGGGAGACCTCATTCCATGCCGCCACCAGACACTTACACCTAACCCTAGCCAAGGCCAAGGCAGCCCTATCTGCACGCCCCTACCGCCTCCCCGGCACCGAAAAGCACCCGGCGGTGGAGGGGAACAGGCAGCACCGTGAACCACTGTCATTTTTCAGTTCTATCTGTTTGGGCCCTTGCTCATCTACATGAGCAAACCAGCCTACTAATCTTTTTGCACTTGTCTACATGTATGTGTGGGTGTGGGTGGGCATCCATGAGGGAGGCTAATGTCAGTTTCAAAGCCCATCCCATGCGCCCAATTCAGCTGATGATCCCAATGATGACCTGTTGGCGATGACGATGGCTTCGAATTGCCCCTCCTAGAGGGATGAATCTCCGACAAAATTAGCCTGCCAGAGAGCAAAAGTGCTTCGCCTCGGCTTCGCCTCATAGCGACGACTCCCATAAAATCCCTCACAAAGTTTTAGGCCAGGAGAAAAATATAGGCCACAGGGCATCGAGAGGTAGTGGCCAAGGATCCACGTGGCCCTACCACGCGTCCTAGGGGCACTTGGACAGGGCGCACGGAGGCCCTGTGCCCCCCCTCTGGCCCATCTTCTAGCTCCAGGCCTCTTTCCACCAAAATAATTTACGAAATTTTCTGGCTATTTTTGGAGTTCGAGAAATCGCCTTTTCTACAAGTACATTTTTAGCCCCGTTTTCCTGCTGTCTGGTAATTCCTGAGAATTCGCCTCTCTATGTGTTTCATTCAAATTGAAGGGGAATAGGCATTAGAATTGGGCAATAACATGCAAAATATCATTAACTAAGGAGTAAGTTATAATAAAAAATAgagatgcaaaatggatgtatcagtaaCCAAGCCCCCTGCCCAGATAGTGGTGTATTCAGATCATCCACATTCATATACATTTCAGACGCACCAGACCTTTGCGCCCACATCCGTGTCTGACCAGAATCTCCATTTTACAACCTTGTCTAGTGTAGCTAGGGAATTGGAACAAGCTTAAATTTTATTGTATATAGTATGTACCAACAATTTTAGTGTGTTGCATCGAGTCTGAGATTGAACTATAACAGGAAGACGACGCCATCGTTGAGGAACGAGAAGACAAGGAGCGGGTCTGTCCGAAGGCACACGTCCTAGTTGGCTGGCAGGGGCAGGGGCATAGGAGGTTCTTCAAGGCCTAGACGAGGACATGCACGACTTGTTGTAGCGGCAAGTGAGGATAGGATGGGGATACCCGATTCCATGCCGGTGTGACCGTCTCGCCACCATTGACCAACACCCAGACCTAACTCTAGCGAAGCTTGATGCTGCATTAGTAGGCGACGAAGATGGCTGGACCACATCAGACCTGCCCTGGCAGAACCAGGAAGTGACCTTATTCTACGTTGCCGGTGACTCCACGGCCTAGCTACCGTCGGCCTGACACCTGGGCCTAACCCTAGGCGAAACTTGATATCACATTAGAAGGCGGGAAAGAGGGCTAGACCACCCCAGATCCATTCAAACAAAACCAGAAAGCCAGATATGCCACCGAAGCTTGACACGTCCTCCACCAACGTCGAGTCGCATCGCCAGAGCAAGGACATGACACAAAGACCTCATTCCACGCCGCCATCAGACACTCACACCTAACCCTAGCCAAGGCCAAGGCAACCCTATCCGCACGCCCCGACCGCCTCCCCGGCGCCGAAAAGCAGCCGGCGGTGGAGGGGAACAAGCAGTGTTGTGAACCACTGTCATTTTTCAGTTTTATCTGTTTGGGCCCTTGCTCATCTACATGAGCAAACCAGCCTACTAATCCTTTTGCACTTGTCTACATGTGTAGGTGTGGGTGGGTGGGCATCCATGAGGGAGGCTAATGTCGCATCGCCGGAGCAAGGACATAACAAGGAGACCTCATTCCATGCCGCCACCAGACACTTACACCTAACCCTAGCCAAGACCAAGGCAACCTGGTCCGCACGCCCCTACCGCCTCCCCGACGCCGAAAAGCACCAGGCGGCGGAGGGGAAACAGGCAGCGCCGTGAACCGCTGTCATTTTTCAGCTCCATCTGCTTGGGCTCTTGCTCATCCACATgagcaaaccagcccactaatCTTTCTGCACTCACTTGTCTACAtgtatgtgtgggtgtgagtgGGTGGGTGGGCATCCATGAGTGAGGCCAATGTCAGCTTCAAAGCCCATCCCATGCGCCCAATTCAGCTGCCCCCCTGCCTTTTGCGTTTGTCATCTCCCCTGATTATTCTCCCCAGCATGAGATCCATCTCCACTTTTGCATGGTGGTCTGCCAACCAGCACACATGGCCATGGGAATGGGGATCGGATGGGATGGTGGCATAGCAGATAGAGAAATTTAGACACACACAGCTCCCAGGAAAAAAGGACGAGCGAGCAGCAAACAACCCCCCTTTCCCCTCGGCCTCGGatacccacccccacccccaccccccgcccgagGTCCAGTGGAGCCGCGCACTGAGCCCGCCCCCGaccaccctctccctctcccctcccgtcgccgccgcccccttcccccgcCGGCGCGCTCtcccccctccgccgccgccgccggaccacgCCCCCCGCTGCCGGTCCGACTCGATCCGGCCGGCCCCGACCCGCCAAGCCGCGCCGGAGATCGAGGAGGGCTCGCCCGAGGCCCCGCGGCGACCGGGGCCCCCGGCAATTCCGCCGCCAGTGAGGCGCGGAGGAACCTCCCCTCGCCCGCCcgtgctccctccctccctccctcccgcccCGCTCCAGGGAAGGAAGGGAAAGAACGCATCTTGGAAGGACGATTTGTCCGTCCGTCCTCGTCGCCGTCCCCCAGCCGGTGCGGTGGGTCGGCTCGCTCGCCCTGCTCCGCTCACCTCAGCTCACCTCAGCTCACGGGGCCGGATTTGGTGTGGCGGTGCGGGTGCGGTTGGGGTGCGAATTAAAAAAGGGCGAGGAGAGGGGGAGTGGTTAGTTCTTCCCTACTCCTGGCCGCTTGCAGCGGGAGCGCTAGCTGCTTCGTTGTCCCGCTCGTGCCATTAAAGGCGTCCCCTTCCTCCctccgcccccctctctctccccggtGGTTGGGTTCTCGGAAGATCTGCGGCGGTTCTCGGCAGGGGTTTGGGCGGATTCGAGGAACAAGACGGGGGCCGGGTCTGATTCGCCGTGGTATTTATGTGCCATGAGGAAgctcttcttctccgagttgacctcCTGCAAGGAGACCAAGCTGCAGTCCGCCACCCACTCATGGCTGCCCATGGACAAAGGCAAGCTCTCCAAGTTCACCGGCCactccagctcctcctcctccatgtaaGCCTTCTTCCCTCCCCAATTTCCTTGCTGCAGGTGCTCTGTTTCCTGCTGAATTTTGTTCTCCTTGGTTAATTAGTCTGGTCTTAGTGTGGCAGTGAACATCAAAATTCAGATTTTTAGCGCTGCTAGTTGTTTTCTGGTGTGAAGAGCCGGTTGACTCAAATCTCTCCCCTTGTCTTTGCGATGCAGAGAATCTCTGATGAAAATGCCGGAGCCGCCGGTCCTCCCGCACTTCAAGCCCGCTGACTACGTCGACATACTGGCCCAGATTCACGAGGAGCTGGAGTACTGCCCTCCTGACGAGAAGTCGTGCCTGTACCTGCTCCAGTTCCAGGTCTTCCGCGGGCTTGGCGAGGCCAAGCTGTCGCGAAGGAGCCTCCAGGCTGCCTGGGAGAAGGCGAGCACGATACACGAGAAGCTCATATTCGGGGCATGGCTCAAGTACGAGAAGAGAGGGGAGGAGCCGATATCCGACCTTCTTGGCTCGTGCGGCAAGTGCTCTCAAGAGTTCAAGCTGCTGGATTTCGTCTCGCAGATCTCCGCCGAGTCGCACGGGATAAGCTATGACGACGAATCTGATGAGTTCCAGGGCTCCCCGGTGGTTCATTTCCGGATAAGGGATGACATGATTGCCTGCGATAGGCGGAAGCTTGCGGCCTTGTCAACTCCACTGTATGCGATGCTTAACGGTGGGTTTAAGGAGTCACATCTTGAGGTCATTGACATGTCTCGTAATGGCATCTCCCCTATTGGCATGCGGGCCATCAGTAAATTCAGCCTGTCAGGAAGACTACCGTATTTGTCAGCAGAATCTATCTTGGAGATGCTTGATTTTGCTAACAAGTTCTGCTGTAAGGGCCTCAAGGATGCCTGCGAGCAAAAGCTTGCTTCTTTTGTTTCTTCCAGGCAGGATGCCATAGATTACATGGAGTGTGCTATTGAGCTGGGCTGTTCCATCCTTGCCGCGTCATGCTTGCAGGTGCTCCTGaatgagcttccagaatgcttgaATGATGAGCAAGTGGTTCGGATATTCTCCTCTGCGAATAAGCAGCAGAGATCCACTATGGCTGGCAATGCATCTTTCTCCCTATATTGCCTTCTTGGTGAAGTCTCCATGAGCATCAGTGCAACGTCAGATGTCACCGTAAGCTTCTTGGAGAAGCTGGTTGACTCGGCATCGGATTCTAGACAGAAGCAGTTGTCCTTGCATCAGCTGGCTTGCGTGAGGCTGCTAAGGAAAGATCATGCTGAAGCGGAGCGCCTGTTCAATGCCGCCTTTACCGCTGGTCATGTCTACTCGGTAGTGGGGTTGGCTAGATTGGCCTCTCTGAGGAGCAATAAGCATTATTCTCTCAACTTGCTTGACTCTGTGATGTCATCTCGCTGGCCTCTTGGGTGGATGTATCAAGAGAGAGCCCTATATCTGGACGGTGATAGCAAGCTGGAGAATCTCAATAAGGCTACTGAACTGGATCCTACCCTTACATACCCCTATATGTTTCGAGCTGCATCTTTGATGAAAAGGCAAAGTGTTGAAGCTGCCCTGATGGAGATTAACCGGATCCTGGGGTTCAAGCTGGTCCTGGAATGCTTAGAGCTAAGGTTCTGTTGCTACCTTGCTCTAGAGGACTACAGAGCTGCCTTATGCGATGTACAGGCAATCCTCACGCTTGCTCCAGATTATCGTATGATTGGTGGTCGGGTGGCTGCGAAGCAGCTGCGTACACTTGTGATGGAGAATGTAGAGCAATGGACGACTGCTGATTGCTGGATGCAGCTTTATGATCGGTGGTCCTCTGTGGATGATATTGGATCCCTCTCGGTCATATATCAAATGCTGGAGTCAGATGCTGCTAAGGGAGTACTCTACTTCAGACAATCTTTGCTACTTCTCAGGTAATTTAATTAATTTATGTTATTGCAGAGAATAATTAATAGCTGGCATAATGCAGTTGTTAGTCGATCAATAATTAACATTGTAGATGCTACATCACATGGTCTGCATGCCTGGCATGTCTTGGGAATGCTAATTCAGTAGATGGCTGATCATAGATCAGCATAGTTGCACATGCCTCCTCCATGATCTAATTCTTTGGCAGTATATGTTAGGACTAATGCAATTGTCCTTGGTTCTTTTTCCAGATTAAATTGTCCTGAGGCTGCAATGCGCAGCTTGCAGCTTGCTCGCGAGCATGCGGCAAGCCAGCATGAACGACTTGTTTATGAAGGATGGATACTGTATGATACTGGCCACTGCGAGGAAGGATTGCAGAAAGCGGAAGCATCCATTGCCATACAGAGATCATTTGAGGCATTCTTTCTAAAAGCTTATGCTTTAGCTGATTCGAGTCTTGAGCCGTCAACCTCAGCAACAGTCGTATCGCTTCTTGAAGATGCATTACGGTGTCCCTCAGATAGACTTAGGAAGGGCCAGGTAAGACTTTTCTACACCTCTTTCTCAGATCCGCCTGGATAAACATTCCTATGCATGATAAGGATTTGCTGCCTTGTTTCTCCTGTGACATATTGCTATATAGAGATCCACAGATCTTATACCGTAAATACTTATGTAGCAAAGAAGAGTTTTGTCCCAGGCTCGCAAATTACGGAGTGGAACTTTGTTGACTTTTCTACCTATTCCTTTTGTGTAGTATATGCATGTGCATTTCCTCATTTGTTAAATGTATAGGTGACTCTTTATGATTCAGATCAGGTGTTGCTATACATAGCCCTTGTTAGGATGTCATATTCGTTGTTGCATTGAGTAATGGGAATGGTGCACTTACCATTAAAAAATGGTTGTCCTGGTGCTCCTAACATGGCAACTCGTTAACTGGTCTATTGAGGGTACTCCAAGAGTGATTTGATTTCTTGTCAAATGGATATCTTCTTGTCTAAGTTAGAGCATGCCATACCATCCAGGGTATAGAATGCCATTTTTCCCATATGGAGTGGGTTGTTGGCTTCAGTAGCTACTCAGATGAATTTCATCATTTTTGTAATCATCTTAGCTACCTGCCTTTGTTCTTTGCTGCATGAATTAAGCTACTTAATTGAAAACTGTTTCTTTAGCACAGCTAGATCCAAGTTCATATATAGATGATTCTGTAACTTTCTAGGCTGAAATGTCCAGACAAGAAGCATCTAACACATATATTTGTTTCACATCTTACAGGCTTTGAATAACCTTGGGAGTGTTTATGTGGATTGCGGGAATCTAGACTTGGCAGCTGAATGCTACATTAACGCTTTAAAGATTGGCCACACGAGAGCTCATCAAGGCCTCGCCAGGGTTCATTTCCTTAGGAATAACAGGACCGGTGCATTCGAGGAAATGACCAAGCTGATAGAGAAGGCCAGGAGCAATGCATCAGCATACGAGAAGAGGTCTGAGTATTGTGACCGGGATCTAACAAAAGCTGATCTGCAGATGGTCACCAAACTTGACCCCCTCCGGGTCTACCCCTACAGATACCGTGCTGCTGGTAAGCGCTTGTACCTGCCTAGCATATCTAGTTTTAGATCACCAGTATCAAAGAAGGTTGAAACTTTGAATATAAAATTCTGGTCAAAGTAGTTCAATTTGTTATTGGTTGTAGCTCATCTGCGCCCAACTCCCAGAGAGGGTTTGTTGGCACTTTAACAAACCAACTACCCAGTTCCTAACATGGGCTAGTAATAATTCAATGTTGTTTGCCATATTCTATGCTCAACCTGATCAGTTGGTGTAACAACCACATATTTCATTTAGTTCCTGAATTAGCTCATCTGTTTAAAGTTCTCATGCCCCCTTTATGCTGATGTGAACTCCTGTATGATCTGGTCCTCAGTTCTGATGGACAACCACAAGGAGAAA is a window encoding:
- the LOC123047414 gene encoding ETO1-like protein 1; protein product: MRKLFFSELTSCKETKLQSATHSWLPMDKGKLSKFTGHSSSSSSIESLMKMPEPPVLPHFKPADYVDILAQIHEELEYCPPDEKSCLYLLQFQVFRGLGEAKLSRRSLQAAWEKASTIHEKLIFGAWLKYEKRGEEPISDLLGSCGKCSQEFKLLDFVSQISAESHGISYDDESDEFQGSPVVHFRIRDDMIACDRRKLAALSTPLYAMLNGGFKESHLEVIDMSRNGISPIGMRAISKFSLSGRLPYLSAESILEMLDFANKFCCKGLKDACEQKLASFVSSRQDAIDYMECAIELGCSILAASCLQVLLNELPECLNDEQVVRIFSSANKQQRSTMAGNASFSLYCLLGEVSMSISATSDVTVSFLEKLVDSASDSRQKQLSLHQLACVRLLRKDHAEAERLFNAAFTAGHVYSVVGLARLASLRSNKHYSLNLLDSVMSSRWPLGWMYQERALYLDGDSKLENLNKATELDPTLTYPYMFRAASLMKRQSVEAALMEINRILGFKLVLECLELRFCCYLALEDYRAALCDVQAILTLAPDYRMIGGRVAAKQLRTLVMENVEQWTTADCWMQLYDRWSSVDDIGSLSVIYQMLESDAAKGVLYFRQSLLLLRLNCPEAAMRSLQLAREHAASQHERLVYEGWILYDTGHCEEGLQKAEASIAIQRSFEAFFLKAYALADSSLEPSTSATVVSLLEDALRCPSDRLRKGQALNNLGSVYVDCGNLDLAAECYINALKIGHTRAHQGLARVHFLRNNRTGAFEEMTKLIEKARSNASAYEKRSEYCDRDLTKADLQMVTKLDPLRVYPYRYRAAVLMDNHKEKDAISELTKAIAFKADLNLLHLRAAFHEHVGDISGALRDCRAALSVDPNHQEMLELHHRVNSQEP